From Micromonospora echinospora, one genomic window encodes:
- a CDS encoding IclR family transcriptional regulator, with the protein MRRTIWLLRAVAAHPEGVGLSEVAREAGIPKATCYRVLTVLERESWLTLDPVTRRYRVSLGLLSIVGGLLDGGGAYGHMREVLRNLAEETRETAGFDVLLPPKVMVVAQVPGPSLIGQTLKPVPRTQPVWATSTGKVLLAALNPDSVRADFTEEFAEHAPPEVGDLESFMGSLEAVRNRGFAFAYDELEIGAASVAAPVRLRGTTPYAVWIGGPTYRITRDRIDNMAESVIKAARQLTDLLSNADIDIPSAFARR; encoded by the coding sequence GTGCGACGTACGATCTGGCTCCTGCGGGCCGTGGCGGCTCACCCCGAGGGTGTCGGACTCAGCGAGGTGGCCCGGGAGGCGGGTATCCCCAAGGCCACCTGCTACCGGGTGCTCACCGTGCTGGAGCGGGAGAGCTGGCTCACCCTCGATCCGGTGACCCGTCGCTACCGGGTGTCGCTCGGACTGCTCTCCATCGTGGGCGGTCTGCTCGACGGCGGCGGCGCGTACGGGCACATGCGGGAGGTGCTGCGGAACCTGGCCGAGGAGACCAGGGAGACCGCGGGCTTCGACGTGCTGCTTCCACCGAAGGTGATGGTCGTCGCCCAGGTGCCGGGGCCGTCGCTGATCGGGCAGACGCTCAAGCCGGTACCCCGTACCCAGCCAGTGTGGGCGACCTCCACGGGGAAGGTGCTGCTGGCGGCGCTGAACCCGGATTCGGTGCGGGCCGACTTCACCGAGGAGTTCGCCGAGCACGCCCCGCCGGAGGTGGGGGACCTGGAGTCCTTCATGGGCTCGCTGGAGGCGGTTCGGAACCGGGGGTTCGCCTTCGCGTACGACGAACTGGAGATCGGGGCGGCGTCGGTCGCCGCACCGGTGCGCCTGCGAGGGACGACGCCGTACGCGGTCTGGATCGGCGGGCCCACCTACCGGATCACCCGCGACCGCATCGACAACATGGCGGAGTCGGTGATCAAGGCCGCACGACAGCTCACCGACCTGCTCAGCAACGCTGACATCGATATCCCGAGTGCCTTTGCCAGACGCTAG
- a CDS encoding NAD-dependent succinate-semialdehyde dehydrogenase, translating to MAVPAEALAAAMTVVDKTPKGLYVDGEWRAGRDGAVLAVEDPATGSTIAEVADASVADGLDALAAATRAQSGWAATPPRERGEVLRRAFDLIIERRDDLARMMTLEMGKAFAESQAEVTYAAEFLRWFAEEAVRIDGGYLTAPAGNSRVVVLRQPVGPCLLVTPWNFPMAMGTRKIGPALAAGCTVVVKPAKQTPLSMLALVEILERAGLPRGVVNVLTTSQSGRVTSALLADDRLRKLSFTGSTPVGRTLLAQSAQRVLRTSMELGGNAPFIVFDDADLELAVEGAVQAKMRNVGEACTAANRFYVQRSVAQRFVGALAERLHGLRVGHGLDPSTEVGPLIDQAAVASVAQLVTDATQAGASVVTGGGPIAGEGHFFAPTVLSGVPDGARCVREEIFGPVAPVVVFDDEDEAVGRANASEYGLAAYVFTENLGRGLRVTERLESGMVGLNQGIISNPAAPFGGVKQSGLGREGGKAGIDEYLNIKYAAVRASW from the coding sequence ATGGCCGTACCAGCCGAGGCGTTGGCGGCGGCGATGACCGTGGTCGACAAGACCCCCAAGGGCCTGTACGTCGACGGCGAGTGGCGCGCGGGCCGGGACGGTGCCGTCCTGGCCGTGGAGGACCCGGCGACGGGGTCGACGATCGCCGAGGTGGCGGACGCCTCGGTCGCCGACGGGTTGGACGCCCTGGCCGCCGCCACCCGTGCCCAGTCCGGTTGGGCCGCCACCCCGCCCCGAGAACGGGGAGAGGTGCTGCGCCGGGCGTTCGACCTGATCATCGAACGCCGGGACGACCTGGCCCGGATGATGACCCTGGAGATGGGCAAGGCGTTCGCGGAGTCCCAGGCCGAGGTTACCTACGCCGCGGAGTTTCTCCGCTGGTTCGCCGAGGAGGCGGTCCGGATCGACGGGGGCTACCTCACGGCACCGGCCGGGAACTCGCGCGTCGTCGTCCTGCGGCAGCCGGTCGGCCCCTGTCTACTGGTGACCCCGTGGAACTTCCCGATGGCGATGGGCACCCGCAAGATCGGTCCGGCCCTGGCGGCCGGCTGCACCGTCGTGGTCAAGCCGGCCAAGCAGACCCCGCTGTCGATGCTGGCGCTGGTGGAGATCCTGGAGCGGGCCGGCCTGCCGCGTGGCGTGGTCAACGTGCTCACCACCTCGCAGTCCGGCCGGGTCACCTCGGCGCTGCTCGCCGACGACCGGTTGCGCAAGCTGTCGTTCACCGGCTCGACCCCGGTCGGTCGGACGCTGCTCGCCCAGTCCGCGCAGCGGGTGCTGCGCACGTCGATGGAGCTGGGCGGGAACGCGCCGTTCATCGTGTTCGACGACGCCGACCTGGAGCTGGCGGTCGAGGGGGCCGTGCAGGCGAAGATGCGCAACGTGGGTGAGGCGTGCACCGCCGCGAACCGGTTCTACGTGCAGCGGTCGGTGGCGCAGCGGTTCGTCGGCGCGCTGGCCGAGCGGCTGCATGGGCTGCGCGTCGGTCACGGGCTGGACCCCTCGACCGAGGTGGGGCCGCTCATCGACCAGGCCGCGGTGGCGTCGGTTGCGCAGTTGGTCACCGATGCGACGCAGGCGGGGGCGAGCGTCGTCACCGGCGGCGGACCGATCGCCGGGGAGGGCCACTTCTTCGCGCCGACTGTCCTGTCCGGAGTGCCCGACGGCGCCCGGTGCGTCCGGGAGGAAATCTTCGGCCCGGTCGCCCCGGTCGTGGTCTTCGACGACGAGGACGAGGCGGTCGGCAGGGCCAACGCCTCGGAGTACGGCCTCGCCGCGTATGTCTTCACGGAGAACCTCGGCCGTGGCCTGCGGGTGACCGAGCGCCTCGAGAGCGGGATGGTGGGGCTCAACCAGGGCATCATCTCGAACCCGGCGGCACCGTTCGGCGGGGTCAAGCAGTCCGGTCTCGGGCGCGAGGGCGGCAAGGCCGGCATCGACGAGTACCTGAACATCAAGTATGCGGCGGTACGGGCGTCATGGTGA
- a CDS encoding nitrilase family protein, with translation MVTRFLLAGVQLEPVFGDIPANIAKTSYWIREAAGRGARLVVLPEAASAGYVFAHRAEAAHHAQSVPDGPTVAAWARLAAELDVWIVGGVTERDGDRVFNAAVLLGPTGHVGTFRKAHLWNDEKEIYDRNVDGFPVFDTPLGRIGIGICYDAWFPETFRSAALQGADLVVLPSNWVPVPGQPEAAPAMANLMCMTGAHSNQCYVAGVSRIGVERGQTFVGRSVLVGPDGWPLAGPASPDREELVLAEVDLIGSRAERLHNPFNQPVADRRTDLYVH, from the coding sequence ATGGTGACCAGGTTCCTGCTCGCCGGGGTCCAACTGGAGCCGGTCTTCGGTGACATCCCGGCGAACATCGCCAAGACCTCGTACTGGATCCGGGAGGCGGCGGGCCGTGGGGCCCGGCTCGTGGTGTTGCCCGAGGCGGCCTCGGCGGGATACGTCTTCGCCCACCGTGCGGAGGCCGCGCACCATGCCCAGTCGGTGCCGGACGGCCCAACGGTCGCCGCCTGGGCGCGGCTCGCCGCCGAGCTGGACGTGTGGATCGTGGGTGGGGTCACCGAGCGGGACGGGGACCGGGTCTTCAACGCGGCAGTGCTGCTTGGCCCTACCGGCCATGTCGGAACCTTCCGCAAGGCCCATCTGTGGAACGACGAGAAGGAGATCTACGACCGTAACGTCGACGGCTTCCCGGTCTTCGACACGCCGCTGGGTCGGATCGGGATCGGGATCTGCTACGACGCCTGGTTCCCCGAGACGTTCCGCAGCGCGGCGTTGCAGGGTGCCGACCTGGTGGTGTTGCCGTCGAACTGGGTGCCGGTGCCCGGGCAGCCCGAGGCCGCCCCAGCGATGGCGAACCTCATGTGCATGACCGGGGCGCACTCCAACCAGTGCTACGTCGCCGGGGTCAGCCGGATCGGAGTCGAGCGGGGGCAGACGTTCGTCGGCCGGTCCGTCCTCGTGGGACCCGACGGTTGGCCGCTCGCCGGCCCGGCGAGCCCCGACCGGGAGGAACTCGTGCTGGCGGAGGTGGACCTGATCGGCTCGCGTGCCGAACGGTTGCACAACCCGTTCAACCAGCCGGTGGCCGACCGGCGGACTGACCTCTACGTCCATTGA
- a CDS encoding amino acid synthesis family protein produces MGIRVRKLIRHLEETRLENGRAVQPVHRIAFAGVVIENPYPSEYVQDLVTLADEIGEEIGNLVGPACVELLGEEVEAFGKAALVGIDGEVEHGSALIHNLRFGNVFRSVAGGTELLPAAEKVGLPGSPIDIPLKHKLDAKTRSHHQTVTLQVADVPRPREILVVCAASNAGRPLARLAAFGAELKSN; encoded by the coding sequence GTGGGCATCCGTGTTCGCAAGCTGATCCGTCACCTCGAAGAGACGCGACTGGAGAACGGCAGGGCGGTGCAGCCGGTGCACCGGATCGCCTTCGCCGGCGTGGTCATCGAGAATCCCTACCCCAGCGAGTACGTCCAGGACCTGGTCACCCTCGCCGACGAGATCGGTGAGGAGATCGGCAACCTGGTCGGCCCCGCCTGCGTGGAACTGCTCGGCGAGGAGGTCGAGGCGTTCGGCAAGGCGGCGCTCGTCGGCATCGACGGCGAGGTCGAGCACGGCTCGGCGCTGATTCACAACCTCCGCTTCGGCAACGTCTTCCGCAGCGTGGCCGGTGGCACCGAGCTGCTGCCCGCCGCCGAGAAGGTCGGCCTGCCCGGCAGCCCCATCGACATTCCGCTCAAGCACAAGCTGGATGCCAAGACCCGCTCGCACCACCAGACGGTGACCCTTCAGGTAGCCGACGTGCCACGGCCCCGGGAGATCCTCGTGGTCTGCGCCGCGTCGAACGCCGGACGCCCGCTGGCCCGGCTCGCCGCCTTCGGCGCCGAGCTGAAGAGCAACTGA
- a CDS encoding aminotransferase class III-fold pyridoxal phosphate-dependent enzyme codes for MTITDTDTWTSQRVKEIDREYVIHSWSVQGALDPIPVAGGSGSWFWDYDGRRYLDFQSQLVNLNLGHQHPRLVEAIRAQAEQLCYIGPGFAERSRAELAELLAELTPGDLKMSFFTTGGAAANENAIRLARHVTGRQKVIARYRSYHGATAGAMSLTGDPRRWAAEPGMTGVVRMLDPYTYRCPAGHPDPCPVCSGGPHLEEILQYENPETVAAVIIEPVTGTNGLLYPPDGYLRSLREVCDRHGILLIFDEVMAGFGRTGEWFACDHWDVVPDILTTAKGLNSGYVPLGAMTVSARISDWLRDHMFWGGLTYAGHPLACASGVASLRIMQDEGVVENARAMGARLGAGLAKLAESHPSIGDIRGRGLFYGVELVRDRDTREPLVPFNAKGPAAAPVSRLLKAAMQQGVYLTANFNVLRLTPPLVINAEEIDLALGVLDEVLSLADEHYQG; via the coding sequence ATGACGATCACCGACACCGACACCTGGACCAGCCAGCGGGTCAAAGAAATCGACAGGGAGTACGTCATCCACTCCTGGTCGGTGCAGGGCGCGCTCGACCCCATCCCCGTGGCCGGCGGATCCGGATCGTGGTTCTGGGACTACGACGGCCGCCGCTACCTCGACTTCCAGTCACAACTGGTCAACCTGAACCTGGGTCACCAGCACCCCCGACTGGTCGAGGCCATCCGCGCCCAGGCCGAGCAACTCTGCTACATCGGACCCGGCTTCGCCGAGCGCTCCCGGGCGGAGCTGGCCGAGCTGCTGGCCGAACTGACCCCCGGCGACCTGAAGATGAGCTTCTTCACCACCGGCGGAGCGGCAGCCAACGAGAACGCCATCCGACTGGCCCGGCACGTCACCGGCCGGCAGAAGGTCATCGCCCGCTACCGCTCGTACCACGGCGCCACGGCGGGCGCGATGTCGCTGACCGGCGACCCGCGCCGATGGGCGGCCGAGCCGGGGATGACCGGTGTGGTGCGCATGCTCGACCCCTACACCTACCGGTGCCCGGCCGGGCACCCCGACCCGTGCCCGGTCTGCTCCGGGGGGCCGCACCTGGAGGAGATCCTCCAGTACGAGAACCCGGAGACGGTCGCCGCAGTGATCATCGAACCGGTCACCGGCACGAACGGCCTGCTCTACCCGCCGGACGGATACCTGCGGTCGCTGCGGGAGGTCTGCGACCGGCACGGCATCCTGCTCATCTTCGACGAGGTGATGGCGGGCTTCGGCCGTACCGGTGAGTGGTTCGCCTGCGACCACTGGGATGTCGTGCCCGACATCCTCACCACCGCCAAGGGGCTGAACTCCGGCTACGTACCCCTCGGGGCCATGACGGTCTCCGCCCGGATCTCCGACTGGCTGCGCGACCACATGTTCTGGGGCGGTCTGACCTACGCCGGGCACCCGCTCGCCTGCGCCTCCGGCGTGGCCTCCCTGCGGATCATGCAGGACGAGGGCGTGGTGGAGAACGCGCGGGCAATGGGGGCGCGGCTCGGGGCCGGCCTGGCCAAGCTGGCGGAGAGCCACCCGAGCATCGGCGACATCCGCGGCCGGGGTCTGTTCTACGGCGTGGAGCTGGTGCGCGACCGCGACACCCGGGAGCCGCTCGTCCCATTCAACGCCAAGGGCCCGGCGGCGGCCCCGGTCAGCCGCCTGCTCAAGGCCGCGATGCAGCAGGGCGTCTACCTGACCGCCAACTTCAACGTCCTGCGGCTGACCCCGCCGCTGGTGATCAACGCCGAGGAGATCGATCTCGCGCTCGGCGTCCTCGACGAGGTCCTGTCCCTCGCCGACGAGCACTACCAGGGCTGA
- the hydA gene encoding dihydropyrimidinase: MPTTLIANGTVVNADAAVRADVLVRDGRIVALGAGPDWTADHVVDATGKLVMPGGIDAHTHLEYPVDGFSTHTADDFHTGTVAAACGGTTTVLDFVKKEPDRSLYDTYLRRRDAAAAKAVIDVGLHAIVPPRAAQPDVLDDLRRLVTEGATSWKFFMAYPGQMVEDNELLDGFELARELGVLPMVHAENGHMVAREVRRLVDSGQTAESFHLRAHGHESEAEAVHRAVVLADTIGTPLYVVHVSSAAAGDEISRARAAGSRVWGETCPQYLVVAYEDYADLGERAAAYVCSPPIRERSNQDGLWRMLATGALSTVATDHAGFCLHQPDDLPPQKMRSPGYFPKVPNGVPGIEDRLMVLWQAGVAGGLIDPCRFVDLVATRPAKLFGLFPTKGIVAVGADADLVVWDPAADHVITAAGSHMRTDYNIYEGMRVTGKPVHVFSRGEHLVDAAGLRHDTPGRGTFLTRTAPRLS, encoded by the coding sequence ATGCCAACGACGTTGATCGCCAACGGCACGGTCGTCAACGCCGATGCGGCGGTCCGCGCCGACGTGCTGGTGCGTGACGGCCGGATCGTCGCCCTCGGCGCCGGGCCGGACTGGACCGCCGACCACGTCGTCGACGCGACCGGGAAGCTGGTCATGCCCGGTGGCATCGACGCGCACACACACCTGGAGTACCCGGTCGACGGGTTCAGTACCCACACCGCCGACGACTTCCACACCGGGACCGTCGCGGCGGCGTGCGGCGGCACGACCACCGTCCTCGACTTCGTCAAGAAGGAACCGGACCGGTCGCTGTACGACACCTACCTGCGCCGACGGGACGCGGCGGCGGCCAAGGCGGTGATCGACGTCGGCCTGCACGCCATCGTCCCGCCCCGCGCCGCCCAGCCGGACGTCCTCGACGACCTGCGTCGGCTGGTCACGGAGGGCGCCACCAGCTGGAAGTTCTTCATGGCCTACCCGGGCCAGATGGTCGAGGACAACGAGCTGCTCGACGGCTTCGAGCTGGCGCGCGAGCTCGGCGTACTGCCGATGGTGCACGCCGAGAACGGACACATGGTGGCCCGGGAGGTTCGACGCCTGGTGGACAGCGGCCAGACCGCCGAGAGCTTCCACCTGCGGGCACACGGGCACGAGTCCGAGGCCGAGGCGGTGCACCGGGCGGTCGTGCTCGCCGACACCATCGGTACACCGCTGTACGTGGTGCACGTCTCCAGCGCGGCGGCGGGCGACGAGATCAGCCGGGCCCGGGCGGCCGGGTCGCGGGTGTGGGGCGAGACCTGCCCGCAGTACCTGGTCGTCGCCTACGAGGACTACGCGGACCTCGGGGAGCGCGCCGCCGCGTACGTCTGCTCGCCGCCGATCCGGGAACGCAGCAACCAGGACGGCCTGTGGCGGATGCTCGCCACCGGCGCCCTGTCCACCGTCGCCACCGACCACGCCGGCTTCTGCCTGCACCAGCCCGACGACCTGCCGCCGCAGAAGATGCGCAGCCCCGGCTACTTCCCGAAGGTGCCCAACGGCGTCCCGGGCATCGAGGACCGGCTGATGGTCCTCTGGCAGGCCGGGGTGGCCGGCGGGCTGATCGACCCGTGCCGCTTCGTGGACCTGGTCGCCACCCGGCCGGCCAAGCTGTTCGGCCTCTTCCCCACCAAGGGGATCGTCGCCGTCGGGGCGGACGCCGACCTGGTGGTCTGGGATCCGGCGGCCGATCACGTGATCACGGCGGCGGGTTCGCACATGCGCACCGACTACAACATCTACGAGGGCATGCGGGTGACCGGCAAGCCGGTACACGTGTTCTCCCGGGGTGAGCACCTGGTCGACGCGGCCGGCCTCCGGCACGACACCCCCGGCCGGGGAACCTTCCTGACCCGCACCGCGCCGCGCCTCTCCTGA
- a CDS encoding LLM class flavin-dependent oxidoreductase — protein MKLPLGIHVGERLSLEQTYWQAEFADQNGFESVWVAEGRLARDGIVPAAIIASKTKNVKIGTGVVNNKSRNAALMAVTFKTLDEVAPGRAILGIGAWWEPLATKVGQPLVKPIKSMREYITVLQAFFRNELVSFDGEFVQMKDVRFDSMYRENKPVDIPIYIGAVGPRMLELAGEISDGVHMDFLLPPSYMVGAQEAIERGVAKRTDGRDGIDLTQIVACSVNDDDPQEAIDACKAFLTLYLCQQPHIAEHCGVERELVDRLQEIAGWPATPEDIKRAMQLVPNSLVQNVTACGSTDDAFQKLQSYHEAGVRCPIISTLGDKEQTLTRLAQAAKG, from the coding sequence ATGAAACTTCCCCTGGGTATCCATGTCGGCGAGCGACTCAGCCTGGAGCAGACCTACTGGCAGGCCGAGTTCGCCGACCAGAACGGGTTCGAGTCCGTGTGGGTCGCCGAGGGACGACTCGCGCGCGATGGCATCGTCCCGGCGGCGATCATCGCGAGCAAGACGAAGAACGTGAAGATCGGCACCGGTGTGGTCAACAACAAGAGCCGCAACGCGGCCCTGATGGCGGTCACCTTCAAGACCCTGGACGAGGTGGCGCCGGGCCGGGCGATCCTGGGCATCGGCGCCTGGTGGGAGCCGCTGGCGACGAAGGTCGGCCAGCCGCTGGTCAAGCCGATCAAGTCGATGCGCGAGTACATCACCGTTCTGCAGGCCTTCTTCCGCAACGAACTCGTCTCGTTCGACGGCGAGTTCGTGCAGATGAAGGACGTGCGATTCGACAGCATGTACCGCGAGAACAAGCCGGTCGACATCCCGATCTACATCGGTGCGGTAGGCCCGCGGATGCTCGAACTCGCCGGCGAGATCAGCGACGGCGTACACATGGACTTCCTGCTTCCCCCGTCGTACATGGTCGGCGCCCAGGAGGCGATCGAGCGGGGGGTGGCCAAACGGACCGACGGCCGCGACGGCATCGACCTGACCCAGATCGTGGCGTGCAGCGTCAACGACGACGACCCGCAGGAGGCCATCGACGCGTGCAAGGCCTTCCTCACCCTCTACCTCTGCCAGCAGCCGCACATCGCCGAGCACTGCGGGGTGGAGCGCGAACTCGTCGACCGGTTGCAGGAGATCGCCGGCTGGCCCGCCACGCCGGAGGACATCAAGCGGGCGATGCAGTTGGTCCCCAACAGCCTGGTGCAGAACGTCACCGCCTGCGGCTCCACCGACGACGCCTTCCAGAAGCTGCAGTCGTACCACGAGGCCGGAGTGCGCTGCCCGATCATCTCCACGCTGGGTGACAAGGAACAGACCCTCACCCGGCTCGCCCAGGCCGCGAAGGGATGA
- the npdG gene encoding NADPH-dependent F420 reductase: protein MTENLPTRIAVVGGTGPQGRGLGYRLALAGHEVVLGSRDAGRATAAAEELTRQAGVARITGAANLAAAESAGIVLLAVPYDGHAQLVTSLARAMAGKTVISCVNPLGFDRFGPYGRIVPAGSAAEEAAEIVPSATVVGAFHHLAAPLLLNPEADLSHEDVLVCGDDIAAKERVMALAADVTGGRALDVGRLRLARQLEPLTAVLISVNKRYKTRSGLALTGLAPAVGKVPA from the coding sequence ATGACAGAAAACCTTCCCACCCGCATCGCCGTGGTCGGTGGCACCGGCCCACAAGGCCGGGGGCTGGGCTACCGCCTGGCGCTCGCCGGACACGAGGTCGTCCTCGGATCACGTGACGCCGGGCGGGCCACGGCCGCCGCCGAGGAGCTGACCCGGCAGGCCGGCGTTGCCCGGATCACCGGTGCGGCGAACCTGGCGGCTGCGGAGAGCGCCGGCATCGTGCTGCTCGCCGTGCCGTACGACGGACACGCCCAACTGGTGACCAGCCTGGCGCGTGCGATGGCCGGCAAGACCGTCATCAGCTGCGTCAACCCGCTGGGCTTCGACCGCTTCGGGCCGTACGGTCGCATCGTCCCGGCCGGAAGCGCTGCCGAGGAGGCCGCCGAAATCGTCCCCTCGGCCACCGTGGTCGGGGCGTTCCACCACCTGGCCGCCCCCCTCCTGCTCAACCCGGAGGCGGACCTGAGCCACGAGGACGTCCTGGTCTGCGGTGACGACATCGCCGCCAAGGAACGGGTGATGGCCCTCGCGGCCGACGTGACGGGCGGCCGCGCCCTCGACGTCGGCCGGCTGCGCCTGGCCCGGCAACTGGAACCGCTGACCGCAGTACTGATCAGCGTGAACAAGCGGTACAAGACCCGTTCCGGGCTGGCTCTGACCGGCCTGGCCCCGGCTGTCGGAAAGGTCCCCGCGTGA
- a CDS encoding carbon-nitrogen hydrolase family protein: MRLAALQLRATDDRAETIGRAADLIDDAAAQGARILLLPELFAVPFVQPEPDLDYFQYAEELDGPSNRMAAERSKRHRMTIVSSIFEAGQVPGVYHNTACTYVDGELRSVYRKSHLPFSNGFPEKFYFQPGGAEPEVVQTGETGVGTIICYERHFPELSRIVALRGGSVLCVPVASASAPMREVFQLELRAHAVFNGLFVICANRVGTEGVKDYFGLSAVYGPNGDVLAQTADDRDDVAVAEVDLSLVDFSRRRRPFLRDRRPELYGRLTRMEPDA; this comes from the coding sequence GTGAGACTCGCCGCTCTGCAACTTCGTGCCACCGACGACCGTGCCGAGACGATCGGCCGGGCCGCCGACCTGATCGACGACGCGGCCGCCCAGGGCGCTCGGATCCTGCTCCTGCCAGAGCTGTTCGCGGTGCCGTTCGTCCAGCCGGAGCCAGACCTCGACTACTTCCAGTACGCCGAGGAACTCGACGGCCCGTCCAACCGGATGGCGGCCGAGCGGTCGAAGCGGCACCGGATGACCATCGTCTCGTCGATCTTCGAGGCGGGGCAGGTGCCGGGGGTGTACCACAACACCGCCTGCACCTACGTCGACGGCGAACTCAGGTCGGTGTACCGCAAGTCGCACCTGCCGTTCTCCAACGGCTTCCCCGAGAAGTTCTACTTCCAACCGGGCGGCGCCGAGCCGGAAGTGGTCCAGACCGGTGAGACCGGAGTCGGCACCATCATCTGCTACGAGCGGCACTTCCCCGAGCTGAGCCGCATCGTCGCCTTACGCGGCGGGTCGGTGCTCTGCGTCCCGGTCGCCTCGGCGAGCGCCCCGATGCGTGAGGTGTTCCAGCTGGAGCTGCGCGCTCACGCCGTGTTCAACGGGCTCTTCGTGATCTGCGCCAACCGGGTCGGCACCGAGGGCGTGAAGGACTACTTCGGACTCAGCGCGGTGTACGGCCCCAACGGTGACGTGCTCGCCCAGACCGCCGACGACCGCGACGACGTGGCGGTGGCCGAGGTGGACCTGAGCCTCGTCGACTTCTCCCGCCGTCGACGCCCCTTCCTCCGCGACCGGCGACCCGAGCTGTACGGCCGGCTGACCAGGATGGAACCCGACGCATGA
- the cofC gene encoding 2-phospho-L-lactate guanylyltransferase: MRDGSWVVVVPAKPFAAAKTRCVGLDVSERSALARAMLLDVVGRLTRARRVRAVVVAATDPEVVGAALAAGAVVAGTTCGPDLNREVLAALIVAREALPDARLAVAMADLAGAQPPDFDAALTAAGSHPRSIVSDADGTGTTMVTLTDPGEFRPFLGPDSRRRFLADGYHDLPVTAPGLRRDVDTVAHLLSLGTDRLGGATRSWVGSPSADRPTPSAARH; encoded by the coding sequence ATGAGGGACGGCTCGTGGGTGGTGGTCGTACCGGCAAAGCCCTTCGCGGCGGCCAAGACCAGATGCGTCGGTCTCGACGTCTCCGAACGGAGCGCACTGGCCCGGGCGATGCTGCTCGACGTCGTCGGCAGGCTGACGCGGGCCCGTCGGGTGCGTGCCGTCGTCGTCGCCGCGACCGACCCGGAGGTGGTCGGCGCGGCGTTGGCCGCCGGCGCCGTCGTTGCCGGCACCACCTGCGGGCCAGACCTGAACCGGGAGGTCCTCGCCGCGCTCATCGTCGCCCGGGAGGCGCTCCCCGACGCGCGGTTGGCCGTCGCCATGGCCGATCTCGCCGGCGCACAGCCCCCGGACTTCGACGCGGCGCTGACGGCGGCCGGATCCCATCCACGGTCCATCGTCTCGGACGCCGACGGCACCGGGACCACCATGGTGACACTCACCGATCCCGGCGAGTTCCGGCCCTTCCTCGGCCCCGACTCCCGCCGCCGGTTCCTCGCCGACGGCTATCACGATCTCCCGGTTACCGCTCCCGGGCTGCGGCGGGACGTGGACACCGTCGCCCACCTGCTCTCGCTCGGGACCGACCGCCTCGGCGGGGCGACCCGCTCGTGGGTCGGGTCACCGTCCGCCGACCGGCCGACCCCGTCCGCCGCCCGACACTGA
- a CDS encoding DMT family transporter, giving the protein MIPIASRAAGDRTWLVAVAASLWGFAGLLREPLSQQLPALSVVLAEHVVLVLLVSPWLIPAVRTLARCSVRTKLAVLVIGAGSSALATTLFTAAFRLGDPITPQVLQKLQPALAIVLAAALLGERVNRRFPLFAVPAVVGAWLLAFPDPLGMHPRSLAAAGLATGAAALWAAGTVLGRMVSAELSFLHVTTLRFTVGLVTLATFAAATRTPVTVPLELVPRLVLLAAVPGLLALSLYYHALRHTPASSAALAELAFPLTAAVVGLTLLDGQLDTSQWTGLVLVLTSVVLLALHENRSSRPAVRQRPEDRGWTPAYQS; this is encoded by the coding sequence ATGATCCCGATCGCCAGCCGCGCCGCCGGCGACCGCACCTGGCTGGTCGCCGTCGCGGCCAGCCTCTGGGGCTTCGCCGGCCTGCTGCGGGAACCGCTCTCCCAGCAGCTTCCGGCGCTGAGCGTGGTCCTGGCCGAACACGTCGTCCTCGTGCTCCTGGTGTCGCCCTGGCTGATCCCGGCCGTACGAACCCTCGCCCGCTGCTCCGTGCGGACGAAGCTGGCCGTGCTGGTGATCGGAGCCGGCTCCTCGGCGCTGGCCACGACGCTGTTCACCGCCGCGTTCCGGCTGGGCGACCCGATCACCCCGCAGGTGTTGCAGAAGCTGCAACCAGCGCTGGCGATCGTCCTGGCCGCCGCGCTGCTCGGGGAACGGGTGAACCGGCGGTTCCCCCTCTTCGCGGTGCCTGCGGTCGTCGGCGCCTGGCTGTTGGCGTTCCCCGACCCGCTGGGGATGCACCCCCGCAGCCTCGCTGCGGCCGGGCTGGCCACCGGGGCCGCGGCGCTCTGGGCAGCCGGCACCGTCCTCGGCCGGATGGTCAGCGCCGAACTGTCCTTCCTGCATGTCACGACGCTTCGGTTCACCGTCGGACTGGTCACCCTCGCCACCTTCGCCGCGGCGACCCGCACGCCGGTCACGGTTCCGCTGGAGCTGGTCCCGCGGCTGGTGTTGCTCGCGGCCGTACCGGGCCTGCTCGCCCTGTCGCTGTACTACCACGCCCTCCGGCACACGCCCGCGTCGAGCGCGGCCCTGGCCGAACTGGCCTTCCCGCTGACAGCAGCCGTGGTCGGACTCACCCTGCTCGACGGGCAACTCGACACGAGCCAGTGGACCGGCCTGGTGCTGGTACTGACCTCGGTGGTCCTGCTCGCGCTGCACGAGAACCGCAGTTCGCGCCCGGCGGTGCGACAGCGGCCCGAGGACCGTGGCTGGACGCCCGCCTACCAGTCCTGA